One segment of Buteo buteo chromosome 6, bButBut1.hap1.1, whole genome shotgun sequence DNA contains the following:
- the AREL1 gene encoding apoptosis-resistant E3 ubiquitin protein ligase 1 isoform X5, which yields MAFRVHLFYKNGQPFPAHRPVGLRVHICHVELAIDIPVTQEVLQEPNSNVVKVAFTVRRAGRYEITVKLGGLNVAYSPYYKVFQPGMVVPSKTKIVCHFSTLVLTCGQQHTLQIVPRDEYDNPTSNSVSLIDEHNYSLSIHELGPQEEESSDVVFEKSVVSNRQTCEVFFRLTLHCRGCFHACISYQNQPISNGDFDIIVLSENEKNIVERNVSTSGVSIYFEAYLYDAPSYTNTQWQLPPTHLSSSQRRPSTATEDEDEDSPSDSQTPEKVKKPKKVYCYVSPKQFSVKEFYLKIIPWRLFTFRVCPGTKFSYLGPDPVHKLLTLVVDDGIQPPVELSCKERNILAATFIRSLHKNIGGSETFQDKVNFFQRELRQVHMKRPHSKVTLKVSRHCLLESSFKATRNFSVSDWSKNFEVIFQDEEALDWGGPRREWFELICKALFDTTNQLFTRFSDNNQALVHPNPGRPTYLRLKVYEFAGRLVGKCLYESSLGGAYKQLVRARFTRSFLAQIIGLRMHYKYFETDDPEFYKSKVCFILNNDVSEMDLVFAEEKYSKTGQLEKVVELVTGGAQIPVTNENKILYLNLLAQYRLANQVREEVDHFLKGLNELVPENLLAIFDENELELLMCGTGDISVCDFKAHAVVVGGSWHFREKVMRWFWTVVSSFTQEELARLLQFTTGSSQLPPGGFAALCPSFQIIAAPTHSTLPTAHTWQVSWGGRTFCIVLLGMTPASCVLTSCASLLMTPMKKCTRCCS from the exons TTATTCTATAAAAATGGGCAACCCTTCCCTGCTCACCGGCCTGTGGGGCTGCGAGTTCACATCTGCCATGTGGAGCTAGCAATTGATATTCCTGTAACCCAGGAAGTTCTTCAGGAGCCTAATTCCAATGTGGTGAAAGTGGCCTTCACTGTGCGCAGGGCTGGGAGATACGAGATCACTGTAAAACTCGGTGGCTTGAATGTGGCTTACAGCCCGTACTACAAGGTGTTCCAGCCAG GGATGGTGGTTCCCTCCAAAACCAAAATCGTCTGCCATTTCTCCACTCTGGTGCTGACTTGTGGACAGCAGCACACTCTGCAGATAGTTCCCAGAGATGAGTATGACAATCCCACCAGCAATTCTGTGTCCCTGATAGATGAGCACAATTACAGCCTCTCCATCCATGAG ctgGGTCCTCAAGAAGAAGAGAGCTCTGACGTTGTGTTTGAGAAGTCTGTGGTGTCCAACCGGCAGACTTGCGAAGTGTTCTTCCGACTCACCTTGCACTGTAGGGGGTGTTTCCATGCCTGCATCTCCTACCAGAACCAGCCCATAAGCAATGGTGATTTTGACATCATTGTTCTAAGCG AGAATGAAAAGAACATTGTAGAACGCAATGTGTCCACCTCGGGTGTCAGTATTTACTTTGAAGCCTACCTTTATGATGCTCCTAGTTATACCAACACTCAGTGGCAACTTCCACCAACGCACCTGAGCTCCTCCCAGCGCCGTCCTTCTACTGCAACtgaggatgaagatgaagattCTCCCTCTGACAGCCAAACACCTGAGAAAGTGAAGAAACCTAAAAAAGTGTACTGCTATGTGTCACCTAAG CAATTCTCAGTGAAAGAATTTTACCTGAAGATTATTCCATGGCGCCTTTTCACCTTTAGAGTATGTCCTGGCACAAAG TTTTCATACCTTGGTCCTGACCCTGTGCACAAATTACTGACACTGGTGGTGGATGATGGGATCCAACCCCCTGTGGAGCTCAGCTGCAAGGAGAGGAACATCTTGGCAGCCACTTTCATTCGCTCTCTGCATAAAAACATAG GGGGCTCAGAGACCTTCCAGGACAAAGTGAACTTCTTTCAGCGAGAGCTACGTCAGGTGCATATGAAAAGACCTCATTCGAAGGTCACGCTGAAGGTCAGCCGTCACTGTCTGCTGGAGTCG tcttttAAAGCAACAcgaaatttttctgtttctgactgGAGCAAAAACTTTGAAGTGATTTTTCAGGATGAAGAAG CTCTGGACTGGGGAGGTCCACGCAGAGAGTGGTTTGAGCTCATCTGTAAGGCGTTATTTGATACCACCAATCAACTCTTTACCCGCTTTAGTGATAACAACCAGGCCTTG GTGCATCCAAATCCAGGGCGTCCCACATATTTACGACTCAAAGTATATGAATTTGCAGGCCGCCTAGTAGGAAAGTGTCTTTATGAATCATCTCTGGGAGGTGCTTACAAACAACTGGTTCGAGCTCGCTTCACCAGATCATTCCTGGCTCAGATCATAGGACTTCGTATGCATTACAAG TATTTTGAAACGGATGACCCAGAATTCTATAAATCCAAAGTTTGTTTCATACTGAACAATGATGTGAGCGAGATGGATCTGGTCTTTGCTGAAGAGAAGTATAGCAAAACAGGACAGCTGGAGAAG GTGGTGGAACTGGTGACAGGAGGGGCTCAAATACCAGTGaccaatgaaaacaaaatcttgtATCTAAATCTGCTTGCGCAATACAGGCTGGCCAATCAGGTTAGAGAGGAAGTGGATCACTTCCTGAAAG gTCTTAACGAGTTAGTTCCTGAGAACCTCCTGGCTATTTTTGATGAGAATGAGCTTGAG TTGCTTATGTGCGGTACTGGAGATATCAGTGTCTGTGACTTCAAGGCACATGCTGTAGTGGTAGGAGGGTCTTGGCACTTCCGTGAGAAG GTCATGAGGTGGTTTTGGACTGTGGTCTCTAGTTTCACGCAGGAAGAGCTGGCCAGGCTCTTGCAGTTCACAACTGGTTcctcccagctgcccccaggAGGGTTTGCTGCACTCTGTCCATCTTTCCAGATCATTGCAGCTCCAACTCACAGTACTTTGCCGACAGCCCACACTTGGCAAGTATCCTGGGGTGGTAGGACTTTCTGCATTGTGCTTTTGGGAATGACACCAGCTAGTTGTG ttttaacCAGCTGTGCCTCCCTACTTATGACTCCTATGAAGAAGTGCACAAGATGCTGCAGCTAG
- the AREL1 gene encoding apoptosis-resistant E3 ubiquitin protein ligase 1 isoform X7, producing MVVPSKTKIVCHFSTLVLTCGQQHTLQIVPRDEYDNPTSNSVSLIDEHNYSLSIHELGPQEEESSDVVFEKSVVSNRQTCEVFFRLTLHCRGCFHACISYQNQPISNGDFDIIVLSENEKNIVERNVSTSGVSIYFEAYLYDAPSYTNTQWQLPPTHLSSSQRRPSTATEDEDEDSPSDSQTPEKVKKPKKVYCYVSPKQFSVKEFYLKIIPWRLFTFRVCPGTKFSYLGPDPVHKLLTLVVDDGIQPPVELSCKERNILAATFIRSLHKNIGGSETFQDKVNFFQRELRQVHMKRPHSKVTLKVSRHCLLESSFKATRNFSVSDWSKNFEVIFQDEEALDWGGPRREWFELICKALFDTTNQLFTRFSDNNQALVHPNPGRPTYLRLKVYEFAGRLVGKCLYESSLGGAYKQLVRARFTRSFLAQIIGLRMHYKYFETDDPEFYKSKVCFILNNDVSEMDLVFAEEKYSKTGQLEKVVELVTGGAQIPVTNENKILYLNLLAQYRLANQVREEVDHFLKGLNELVPENLLAIFDENELELLMCGTGDISVCDFKAHAVVVGGSWHFREKVMRWFWTVVSSFTQEELARLLQFTTGSSQLPPGGFAALCPSFQIIAAPTHSTLPTAHTWQVSWGGRTFCIVLLGMTPASCVLTSCASLLMTPMKKCTRCCS from the exons ATGGTGGTTCCCTCCAAAACCAAAATCGTCTGCCATTTCTCCACTCTGGTGCTGACTTGTGGACAGCAGCACACTCTGCAGATAGTTCCCAGAGATGAGTATGACAATCCCACCAGCAATTCTGTGTCCCTGATAGATGAGCACAATTACAGCCTCTCCATCCATGAG ctgGGTCCTCAAGAAGAAGAGAGCTCTGACGTTGTGTTTGAGAAGTCTGTGGTGTCCAACCGGCAGACTTGCGAAGTGTTCTTCCGACTCACCTTGCACTGTAGGGGGTGTTTCCATGCCTGCATCTCCTACCAGAACCAGCCCATAAGCAATGGTGATTTTGACATCATTGTTCTAAGCG AGAATGAAAAGAACATTGTAGAACGCAATGTGTCCACCTCGGGTGTCAGTATTTACTTTGAAGCCTACCTTTATGATGCTCCTAGTTATACCAACACTCAGTGGCAACTTCCACCAACGCACCTGAGCTCCTCCCAGCGCCGTCCTTCTACTGCAACtgaggatgaagatgaagattCTCCCTCTGACAGCCAAACACCTGAGAAAGTGAAGAAACCTAAAAAAGTGTACTGCTATGTGTCACCTAAG CAATTCTCAGTGAAAGAATTTTACCTGAAGATTATTCCATGGCGCCTTTTCACCTTTAGAGTATGTCCTGGCACAAAG TTTTCATACCTTGGTCCTGACCCTGTGCACAAATTACTGACACTGGTGGTGGATGATGGGATCCAACCCCCTGTGGAGCTCAGCTGCAAGGAGAGGAACATCTTGGCAGCCACTTTCATTCGCTCTCTGCATAAAAACATAG GGGGCTCAGAGACCTTCCAGGACAAAGTGAACTTCTTTCAGCGAGAGCTACGTCAGGTGCATATGAAAAGACCTCATTCGAAGGTCACGCTGAAGGTCAGCCGTCACTGTCTGCTGGAGTCG tcttttAAAGCAACAcgaaatttttctgtttctgactgGAGCAAAAACTTTGAAGTGATTTTTCAGGATGAAGAAG CTCTGGACTGGGGAGGTCCACGCAGAGAGTGGTTTGAGCTCATCTGTAAGGCGTTATTTGATACCACCAATCAACTCTTTACCCGCTTTAGTGATAACAACCAGGCCTTG GTGCATCCAAATCCAGGGCGTCCCACATATTTACGACTCAAAGTATATGAATTTGCAGGCCGCCTAGTAGGAAAGTGTCTTTATGAATCATCTCTGGGAGGTGCTTACAAACAACTGGTTCGAGCTCGCTTCACCAGATCATTCCTGGCTCAGATCATAGGACTTCGTATGCATTACAAG TATTTTGAAACGGATGACCCAGAATTCTATAAATCCAAAGTTTGTTTCATACTGAACAATGATGTGAGCGAGATGGATCTGGTCTTTGCTGAAGAGAAGTATAGCAAAACAGGACAGCTGGAGAAG GTGGTGGAACTGGTGACAGGAGGGGCTCAAATACCAGTGaccaatgaaaacaaaatcttgtATCTAAATCTGCTTGCGCAATACAGGCTGGCCAATCAGGTTAGAGAGGAAGTGGATCACTTCCTGAAAG gTCTTAACGAGTTAGTTCCTGAGAACCTCCTGGCTATTTTTGATGAGAATGAGCTTGAG TTGCTTATGTGCGGTACTGGAGATATCAGTGTCTGTGACTTCAAGGCACATGCTGTAGTGGTAGGAGGGTCTTGGCACTTCCGTGAGAAG GTCATGAGGTGGTTTTGGACTGTGGTCTCTAGTTTCACGCAGGAAGAGCTGGCCAGGCTCTTGCAGTTCACAACTGGTTcctcccagctgcccccaggAGGGTTTGCTGCACTCTGTCCATCTTTCCAGATCATTGCAGCTCCAACTCACAGTACTTTGCCGACAGCCCACACTTGGCAAGTATCCTGGGGTGGTAGGACTTTCTGCATTGTGCTTTTGGGAATGACACCAGCTAGTTGTG ttttaacCAGCTGTGCCTCCCTACTTATGACTCCTATGAAGAAGTGCACAAGATGCTGCAGCTAG